The sequence below is a genomic window from Bacteroidota bacterium.
GGTTTCCCAATGATTGCCTTCTATATCAAAGGGTAAAGACTCGTTGCCATCGCATGTGTACAGGTAGTTATAGTATCCTTGCTTGAGTAGAAGCGTGCGTGTATAGGTGTTGGTAAGCGAGTCATACTTCATACGGTTGTTTTCTTCTTGCTCCCAGGCACTAAGTGCGCCATGCACATAAATATTTCCACAATCATCCTTTGCTGTTACCTTAAGCCGGAAGGTAACAGATACATAATCACCCATCAAATGATCATCGCTGCCTTCGTTGTATTTTATCAGGTAGTTGCCGTTAATGTCGTTGTCAGATACATAGCGGTCGGCACTCCGTTTATTGTCTGTAAATAATTGTACCGCATAGTTTTTTTCGGTTTCGTTGTATTCAATCGTATTTACACCTTCGCCATGATATCGTATGCTGCGTATATCAAACCATCGGAATTGATTGCCTCCGTTAAATAGGTTTTCGCTTTCGTAATTATACTCTAACTCTTCTTGTTTTACGTAAAGAGGTCGCAGAGTTTCTAACGCTGTATTCCAATTATCGTTTTGCAATATCTTTACTTTTAAATCGGTGTAAGGGTTGGGAAGTGTAAGCCCTGCGGTATTAACTACAAAATCAATTTCCTGTTTTTCTCTTCTAAATTCAGGGTTTACAGGTCTGTGAATGTCTTCCTTTATTTGCAACCTGTTTTCGAAAACCAAAAATCTTCTAACAAAAATAAAGTTGTCAGGATAATCGCGATCAACTATTTTGAGCAAATAATTTCCGGTAATTAGTAGCTGCATATTTTCGTTAGGAAACGAAAAGGTGTAATGCGTGTACTTTACCAGTGTATTGAACGAAGTCTTGTAATTCAATATGGGTTCGTTGTTAAAGCCCTTCACATATAAGTCCTGTGGTATGTTGCTAGGTTGCCAGTTGGCATCGCAATGCTCTACGGTATAGTTGTAGTTTTTAAAATCGGCATCAAGGTCATCAAAGCGCACTATAAGTTTTACATTACTGTTAATATCATACATGGGAAAGCTGAGTGGGGCACCTTCTGCTTCGAGCAAGATGGTTTTAATATTTGATTTGTAACAGTGATTGTGATAGCGCAACGTTTGTTGGTTGGCATAATCATCTTGTGCTACGCTAACCAACTGCAAGATAAGCAGAAGGCATACCAGAAGTTTTATAGGTAGTGGCACCATGTACTTATTGCATTTCCATCATTTGGGTGTAGGCTTGCTCCCATTCGGAGTTGAGTGCCGCAATTTCTTTTTCTTTCATTGCATATAAACTGTTCAAGGCTTTTATTTTTTCGGCAACTGCCATGTTTTCTTCACGGCCCATATCTACCGAAATTTCTTCGAGTTCACTTTTAGCCTTTATAATTTTTTCGTCCAATTGCTTCACCTGATTTTGCAATTTATTTTGCAATTTCTTACGGTCTTTTTCTAACGACTTATCGCCCGAATTATTTTTTGCTGCAGCTTTTTCTTGTTTTACTTTTTGCTCAGCTTGCTGCGATGCTTGCTTTAATTGTTGTTGCCGAGTGTATTCGTATTCATCGTAAGTGCCGGGATATACTTTAAGAGTTTTGTTTTCGATATACCAAATTTTGGTTGCAATACTTTCAAGAAAGTATCGGTCGTGCGATACCACTACAAAAGAACCTTCATATTCCTGCAATACTTTTATCAGAATATTTACGCTTTTCATATCCAGGTGGTTGGTAGGCTCATCAAGCAACAAGAAGTTGGCTTTGGTAAGAATAGTTTTGGCCAATGCCACCCGCGATTTTTCGCCTCCCGAAAGTGATTTTATCTTTTTAAAAACATCATCGCCAGCAAATAAGAAAGCGCCAAGCAGTGCACGAAAAGTGTTGTCGGTTTCGGTAGGTGCGTGGTGTGCCAACTCTTGCATCAGATCGTTATTCAGGCCAAGCGATTCTAATTGATGCTGCGCAAAAAAGGATTGTATCACATTATGTCCCATTTCTATATGACCATCAAACTTTTCGCTGCCATTTATCATGCGCAGTAAGGTACTCTTGCCTCGTCCATTTGCTCCTATTAATGCTATTTTATCGCCACGTTCTATTTCGATGTTGCTATTATGCAACACTTCCAGGTCATCGTATTTTTTGCTGCGAACCAATCCTTTGGCAATAACTTTACCCGGCTGCACATCAAAGTTAAACTTTAGCCGCATCTCGGCATTGTCGCTTTCTACATCTTCTATAAGGTCAATGCGGTCAAGCATTTTTATTCGCGATTGTGCAAACGATGCTTTACTTGCTTTGGCCCTGAATCTGTCAATCAATCGCTCCTGTTCTTTTATAAACTTTTGCTGATTGGCAAAACGGTTCGACTGCAATGCATCGCGTTCAGCTTTTTCCTTTAAGTAAAAACTATAATTGCCGGTGTACAAATTAATTTTTTCAGAAAACACTTCTGCAATCTTGGTAACTACCTTATCAAGAAAATAGCGATCGTGCGACACCACAATAAAGGTGCCTTCGTAATTCTGCAGGTAGCTTTCGAGCCATTGTATGGAAGGGAGATCGAGGTGGTTGGTAGGCTCATCCAACAATAAAAGGTCAGGTTTGTTTAGCAGTATTTTGGCAAGTATAACGCGCATGCGCCATCCGCCACTAAAGGTTTGTAACGGGCGCGATAGTTGTTCGGTTGTGAAACCCAATCCTTCGAGCACCGATTCGCTCTTGCTACGTATATTGTAACCGTCTAATATTTCAAATTCGTGCTGAAGGTCGTGCAGGCGGTGTAGCAATTTGTCATCATGATTGGTTTCCATTTCATGCAACACCTTATCAATTTCTTTTTCAATTGCCAGTGCTTTGTCAAATGCCTGCATGGCAACATCTATAATTGGCTCATCGCTTTGAAACGACAACAAATCCTGATTTAAAAAACCAATGCTAAGGTCTTTGCGCCCTTGCAACGAACCACCGTTAAGTTGATATTCTCCGGCAATAACCCGCAACAGGGTAGATTTTCCTGTGCCATTACGGCCTATCAATCCGATTTTTTCGTTAGGTTTTATATGCCACGAAGCATTACTAAACAGTGCTCGCGAACCAAATTCAAACGTAATATCATTTAATACTAACATCTCCCGATTTTAAGAAAACGCGAAAGTACACATTCCCCCGCAAATAGAAGGGGTGCATGTTGCAATTCTGATGTAATAACGATATACGGTTGTTTGCCTGTTCAGAGTCCAATAAACTATATGGTTCTGTAATTTATTAGCGCATCAACTTAAATTGTGCTTGCTGTTCATTGTCTGTAACTTTCAAAATATACATTCCGTTAGGTTGATTTTTTATATCAACTAAAACTTTGGATTCAGCAAGTAGATGCTTTTGCAAAATTTGTTTTCCACTTACATCATATACATGCAGGGTTACATGTTCTTTTACTTCGTTAATAAACTGTAGTTGATATAGCCCGTTTTCAACAGTGGTAATAGTTGCAAAGGGCGCTTGCTGGCTGGCGGTGGCCATGCCGGTACATCCACTTACAAATACGCTGGCAGTTGTGGTATTGGTGCAATTGTTTAGTGTATCGTAGTACATATAAGTTACAGTGTTATAACCTGGCTTAGCCAGGTTGGGATGGAAGTTAGTGCCATTAACACCTGAGCCGCTAAACACACCTCCTGCAGGAATGGCTTGCATTGAAACAACTGCACTGGTATTACAATAAAGCGTGTCTAAACCAATAATGGTTGCTTGCGTTGCTGTGCCAAGATTTAAGTACACACTTGCACTCAATGCCGAACAACCGGTAACAGAATCAGTAACTTCTGCATAGTATGAGCCGCTTTGGGTAGCTGCAAGTGTATGCACCGTATTAACAACCGGTGCTCCGTTGTAATACCATTGGTAGCTAAGTCCCTGACCCGAAAGGGCAACTAACGTGTACGAGTTTGTACAGCTATTAATTACAGAATCATTGGTGATAAATGCCGTAGGTTGACATTGGCTGGTATCAACTAGGTGATAAACACTGCCATTGTTGTAATTAGCAGCGTAAAGCTCACCATGCTTATCTTCGCCAAAAGTAGTTACCGCAGGTATCACTCCAATATCGGTTCTTACCCAGGCATTGTTTACTTTTTCGAGATACCACATTTTACCAAAACAGTAATCTCCAAAAAAATATTTGCCAAACATTTTTCCAAATTTAGTTCCACGATAAACAAAACCTCCAGTTACCGAACAACCATTTCCTGCCTGTTGATATTCGTATATGGGTCCATCGTAATTGCTCATTCCCTGGCAGCCATTTGTATTGTAATTATGATTGCCCTCGTAGCAGCGCCATCCATAATTGTAACCTCCGGGGCTATTGGCTGGTTCCATGTCAATTTCTTCCCAGGCGTTTTGACCTACATCGCCCACCCATAAATCTCCCGTTAGTTTGTCAAAGCTATATTTCCATGGGTTGCGCATACCGCTCGACCATATTTCATTTAATATCGAAGATAGGGGTACATAAGGATTGTCTGCAGGTATGGCATAACCGGCAGTGTTTCCACTAACATCTATGCGCAACATTTTTCCCAGAAAAGAGAGCATGTTTTGAGAACGATTTAGCGGATCGCCAAACGAACCACCATCGCCTGTGCCAATGTAGAGATAGCCATCAGGCCCAAAGGCCAGGTTGCCACCGTTATGATTTGCATAGTCTTGGTTGATGCTCATAATGACTTGCTCGCTACTCAATACTGCACTATCGGGATTGGTTGCCGATACCTTGTATCGCACCACGCGTGTATCGCCAGATTGATTAGTAAGGTTTACATAGAATTTTCCTGTATAAGCATAGTCGGGCGGAAAAGCCATACCAAGCAAACCTTGCTCGCTACCAGGAGTGTACCCGATTTTGGTAGCTAAGTTGATAAAAGGTTGTGCATTAACTACACCGTTTTTTATAATCTTTATTTTGCCAGATTGCTCTACTACAAATAACCGATCATCACCAGCAGATTTAATATCTACAGGAACACTTAATCCGCTTGCATAAATCTGAAATTGAATTTTTGGTTGCGCCTGCAACAAGGAACTAATTAACAATATTCCTGCTAAAAAAATATACGTCTGCTTCATTTATTAAATTTGTTTTAAAATGGTATGGCAAGTATAGGCAAAAATTATTGTTCTAAAAATTTTCCCTTCCTTCGCAGTATGAAATTCTTTCTAAAACTTATTACCGAATCGCTTGCTGTTATTGCTGCTTGCTACCTGCTTCCGCATGTGCACGTTGATAGTCCCTTGCATGCAATTTTGTTTGCAGTGGTTATGACGGCACTTAATATGTTGGTAAAACCTGCATTGATATTATTTACCTTGCCGGCAACCATTTTTACTTTTGGCTTGTTTCTGCTAGTTATCAATGCTGCTTTGGTATTGATTGCAGATTATTTGCTCGATGGTTTTAAGGTAGATGGATTTTGGTGGGCTATGTTGTTTAGCATTGTTATTTCTATCATAAATGCCGTGCTTGAAAGGCTTGCCAGAGACTCTGAACGAAAGTAATTCTAATCCAATGTTCATAAGTTTGTCATTCGTACTTTACTTGACAAAAATTATTTTTGACACGTTTTTTTTTGAATATTAAAATTTGTATGCGAATTAAGTTAATCAGTTTAGGAATTCTTACCCTTGCCATGCAATGGTGCATAGCTAAGGAAGGTTACAAAATCACGTGTAAGTTCAGCGGCATTCCTGCCGAAAAATGTTTTCTGGCAAATCATTTTGGCGATAAGCAATACATTCAGGATAGCTGTGAAGCTGATCGATCGGGTAATTTTGTCTTTCAAGGATCCAAGTCCTTGCCCGGTGGTATGTATCTGGTGGTATTGCCCAGCAAAAGATACCTGGAGGTGATGATTGATAAGGAACAGTTTTTTTCTATCGAAGGAGATTCAACACTGAGCCCCGAAATGGTAAAAGTAAAAGGCAGTACGGACAATAAGCAGTTTTACGATTACCTTGCCTATATAAGCGCAAAAAACAAAGCCATACAACCCCTGCGCGACCGTTACAATGCCCTCAGTGCCGAAGAGCAAAAAACTTCGCACGTGCGCGAGCAGATGAAAGCCATTGATGATGATGTGGCAAATTATAAAGATGATTTTATGAAAAAGAATCCACA
It includes:
- a CDS encoding phage holin family protein encodes the protein MKFFLKLITESLAVIAACYLLPHVHVDSPLHAILFAVVMTALNMLVKPALILFTLPATIFTFGLFLLVINAALVLIADYLLDGFKVDGFWWAMLFSIVISIINAVLERLARDSERK
- a CDS encoding PQQ-dependent sugar dehydrogenase, which codes for MKQTYIFLAGILLISSLLQAQPKIQFQIYASGLSVPVDIKSAGDDRLFVVEQSGKIKIIKNGVVNAQPFINLATKIGYTPGSEQGLLGMAFPPDYAYTGKFYVNLTNQSGDTRVVRYKVSATNPDSAVLSSEQVIMSINQDYANHNGGNLAFGPDGYLYIGTGDGGSFGDPLNRSQNMLSFLGKMLRIDVSGNTAGYAIPADNPYVPLSSILNEIWSSGMRNPWKYSFDKLTGDLWVGDVGQNAWEEIDMEPANSPGGYNYGWRCYEGNHNYNTNGCQGMSNYDGPIYEYQQAGNGCSVTGGFVYRGTKFGKMFGKYFFGDYCFGKMWYLEKVNNAWVRTDIGVIPAVTTFGEDKHGELYAANYNNGSVYHLVDTSQCQPTAFITNDSVINSCTNSYTLVALSGQGLSYQWYYNGAPVVNTVHTLAATQSGSYYAEVTDSVTGCSALSASVYLNLGTATQATIIGLDTLYCNTSAVVSMQAIPAGGVFSGSGVNGTNFHPNLAKPGYNTVTYMYYDTLNNCTNTTTASVFVSGCTGMATASQQAPFATITTVENGLYQLQFINEVKEHVTLHVYDVSGKQILQKHLLAESKVLVDIKNQPNGMYILKVTDNEQQAQFKLMR
- a CDS encoding DUF5103 domain-containing protein, whose protein sequence is MVPLPIKLLVCLLLILQLVSVAQDDYANQQTLRYHNHCYKSNIKTILLEAEGAPLSFPMYDINSNVKLIVRFDDLDADFKNYNYTVEHCDANWQPSNIPQDLYVKGFNNEPILNYKTSFNTLVKYTHYTFSFPNENMQLLITGNYLLKIVDRDYPDNFIFVRRFLVFENRLQIKEDIHRPVNPEFRREKQEIDFVVNTAGLTLPNPYTDLKVKILQNDNWNTALETLRPLYVKQEELEYNYESENLFNGGNQFRWFDIRSIRYHGEGVNTIEYNETEKNYAVQLFTDNKRSADRYVSDNDINGNYLIKYNEGSDDHLMGDYVSVTFRLKVTAKDDCGNIYVHGALSAWEQEENNRMKYDSLTNTYTRTLLLKQGYYNYLYTCDGNESLPFDIEGNHWETENNYMILVYNMQPGKRYYELLGVRRFNSLRIY
- a CDS encoding ABC-F family ATP-binding cassette domain-containing protein; translation: MLVLNDITFEFGSRALFSNASWHIKPNEKIGLIGRNGTGKSTLLRVIAGEYQLNGGSLQGRKDLSIGFLNQDLLSFQSDEPIIDVAMQAFDKALAIEKEIDKVLHEMETNHDDKLLHRLHDLQHEFEILDGYNIRSKSESVLEGLGFTTEQLSRPLQTFSGGWRMRVILAKILLNKPDLLLLDEPTNHLDLPSIQWLESYLQNYEGTFIVVSHDRYFLDKVVTKIAEVFSEKINLYTGNYSFYLKEKAERDALQSNRFANQQKFIKEQERLIDRFRAKASKASFAQSRIKMLDRIDLIEDVESDNAEMRLKFNFDVQPGKVIAKGLVRSKKYDDLEVLHNSNIEIERGDKIALIGANGRGKSTLLRMINGSEKFDGHIEMGHNVIQSFFAQHQLESLGLNNDLMQELAHHAPTETDNTFRALLGAFLFAGDDVFKKIKSLSGGEKSRVALAKTILTKANFLLLDEPTNHLDMKSVNILIKVLQEYEGSFVVVSHDRYFLESIATKIWYIENKTLKVYPGTYDEYEYTRQQQLKQASQQAEQKVKQEKAAAKNNSGDKSLEKDRKKLQNKLQNQVKQLDEKIIKAKSELEEISVDMGREENMAVAEKIKALNSLYAMKEKEIAALNSEWEQAYTQMMEMQ